One genomic segment of Arachis duranensis cultivar V14167 chromosome 4, aradu.V14167.gnm2.J7QH, whole genome shotgun sequence includes these proteins:
- the LOC107483718 gene encoding uncharacterized protein LOC107483718 has translation MAEQLPPTLFELFQMVTELRQANQCMTEENQRMAQQIANLNNTRIKNNNDRQERTEEAEQQSELTHVFDTVGQKEEQPEHNEEARPDDENDNQESSPRPFTVEVMNFVLPRRFTMLTTLTLYDGLGDPKKYIKKFTSIMIVLFPNFETYQSPLRNTLLDRPSTYTGQHEGLREYMTRFTKIAMSIPDLHPEVELHAIKSGLRPEKFQKIIVVAKPKTMAEFREKAKEKPHYQDNDRTRDNKKNSKPASRYESYTQFNTKRDDIIKEILNSKLIKPPRKVSSYPDSKGMDRSKYCSFHQKHGHTTDEFVIAKDLLERLARQGHLDKYIGGHIQRRTNSSGEQNSATQHGRVKDLPDTSHPDKPRRIINYIFGGFAGGGTTSSARKRSYRAMLSIEANQTQQQTLSQFPQITFHTANHNTNVTNLNDLVIITLQLGDLQVKKVLLDLGSSADVLFYSTFQKIKLSSNILQPSTGETW, from the exons ATGGCTGAACAACTTCCACCCACACTATTCGAACTCTTCCAGATGGTGACCGAGTTACGGCAAGCCAACCAGTGCATGACCGAGGAGAACCAAAGAATGGCACAGCAAATTGCCAACTTGAATAACACCCGAATCAAAAACAATAATGATCGGCAAGAACGGACAGAGGAAGCCGAGCAGCAATCAGAGCTAACACATGTCTTTGACACTGTTGGACAGAAAGAGGAGCAACCTGAGCATAATGAGGAAGCTCGGCCAGACGACGAGAATGACAATCAGGAAAGCTCCCCTAGACCATTCACAGTCGAGGTGATGAACTTCGTGCTACCCAGGAGGTTCACTATGCTGACCACCCTAACTCTCTATGATGGGTTAGGTGATCCGAAGAAATACATCAAGAAGTTCACCTCCATAATGATA GTTCTATTTCCCAATTTTGAGACATATCAAAGCCCTTTGAGGAACACTTTGCTGGATCGGCCATCTACCTACACGGGCCAGCATGAAGGCCTCAGGGAATACATGACGCGCTTCACAAAGATAGCCATGAGTATACCCGACCTCCACCCCGAGGTGGAACTGCACGCAATAAAAAGCGGACTACGACCAGAAAAATTCCAGAAAATTATTGTCGTAGCCAAACCTAAGACTATGGCCGAGTTCCGTGAAAAGGCTAAAG AAAAACCACACTACCAAGACAACGACAGAACACGAGACAACAAGAAGAACTCCAAACCAGCTTCGCGATATGAGTCTTACACTCAATTCAACACCAAGCGTGACGATATCATCAAGGAGATCTTAAATTCAAAGTTGATCAAACCACCAAGAAAAGTCAGCAGTTACCCAGATTCAAAAGGCATGGACAGATCAAAATACTGCTCTTTCCACCAAAAGCACGGCCACACTACCGACGAGTTTGTCATTGCCAAAGACCTTCTGGAGCGATTAGCTCGGCAAGGTCACCTAGACAAGTACATCGGCGGCCACATACAACGACGAACAAACTCCTCTGGTGAACAAAACTCAGCGACACAGCATGGCCGAGTTAAAGATCTGCCAGACACCAGCCATCCCGACAAACCAAGACGTATCATTAACTATATTTTCGGAGGTTTTGCAGGTGGAGGAACCACAAGCTCGGCAAGAAAGCGATCTTACCGAGCCATGCTTTCCATCGAAGCCAACCAAACTCAACAACAGACACTTTCGCAGTTTCCACAGATAACATTCCATACAGCCAACCACAACACTAATGTGACAAATCTAAATGACCTGGTCATAATCACCCTGCAGCTCGGAGATCTCCAAGTAAAAAAGGTGTTACTGGACCTAGGAAGCAGTGCCGATGTTCTATTTTACTCTACATTccagaaaataaaactaagCAGTAACATCCTCCAACCTTCCACTGGAGAGACCTGGTAG
- the LOC107483732 gene encoding choline-phosphate cytidylyltransferase 1 (The sequence of the model RefSeq protein was modified relative to this genomic sequence to represent the inferred CDS: added 43 bases not found in genome assembly), translated as MEAEEECEIGDQKTVRVYADGIYDLFHFGHARSLEQAKKLFPNTYLLVGCCNDEITHKYKGKTVMTDKERYESLRHCRWVDEVIPDAPWVITQEFIDKHQIDYVAHDSLPYADTSGAGKDVYEYVKSIGKFKETKRTDGISTSDIIMRIIKDYNQYVMRNLDRGYTRKDLGVSYVKEKRLRMNMGLKKLRERVKKQQETVGKKIQTVAGMRRTEWIENADRLVAGFLEMFEEGCHKMGTAIRDRIQERLRAQQIKSLLYDEWEEDDDDDEFGDDESAEYCSS; from the exons ATGGAAGCCGAAGAGGAATGTGAAATTGGTGATCAGAAAACCGTTCGTGTATACGCTGATGGCATTTACGACCTCTTTCATTTCGGCCATGCCCGTTCTCTTGAGCAAGCCAAAAAACT GTTTCCAAACACATATCTGCTTGTTGGATGCTGCAATGATGAGATCACACACAAGTATAAGGGAAAAACTGTTATGACTGACAAGGAACGCTATGAATCTCTTCGCCACTGCAG GTGGGTTGATGAAGTTATACCAGATGCGCCATGGGTAATCACGCAGGAATTCATTGACAAGCATCAAATTGACTATGTGGCTCATGATTCTCTTCC TTATGCTGATACAAGTGGAGCTGGAAAGGATGTCTATGAATAT GTTAAGTCTATTGGAAAGTTTAAGGAAACAAAGCGGACTGATGGAATTTCTACTTCAGATATCATAATGAGAATAATCAAAGATTATAATCAGTATGTAATGCGTAACTTGGACCGTGGTTATACCAGAAAGGATCTGGGTGTCAGCTATGTCAAG GAGAAGAGGTTGAGAATGAACATGGGACTTAAAAAATTGCGTGAGAGAGTGAAGAAGCAGCAAGAGACAGTGGGAAAGAAG ATGCCGATCGATTGGTAGCTGGTTTCCTCGAAATGTTTGAAGAAGGCTGCCACAAAATG GGAACAGCAATCAGAGACAGAATTCAAGAAAGATTGAGAGCGCAGCAGATAAAATCTCTTCTTTATGATGAGtgggaagaagatgatgatgatgatgaatttgGTGATGATGAATCTGCAGAGTACTGCAGTAGTTGA